The genomic DNA GGGCCCCCGATGCACGCGACCGCTCGGCCCCCGAGACGTGGACCGTGACGCCCGGCGACACGCTGTCCGACATCGCGCTCGCCAGCCGCACGTCCGTCGACGACCTGATGGCCTGGAACGACCTCGCGACGCCCGCCCTGCACCCGGGGGACGTGATCGCGCTCGGCCCGCCCGCCGCGCCGGCCGCCGACGCCACCCCGACCGCCGCAACGCCCGACGCCGAGCCCGACCCCGAAACCGACGCCGCCGACGACCGCCCCGTCTGGGTGGTCACGAAGGGCGACACGCTGTCCGACATCGCGCTCGCCAGCCGCGGGACCGTCGACGAGCTGATGGCCTGGAACGGGCTCGCGTCGCCCACCCTGCGTCCCGGCGACGTCATCGCCCTCACCGCACCCACGACGGCGCCCGACGGGGCGGCCGGCACCCCGACCCGCACCCCCCTCATGGTCGAGGTGCAGCCGGGCGACACCCTCTGGGACCTCGCCCGCACCTACGACACCACCGCCGACGCGATCGCCGCCGCCAACGGCCTGACCCCTTCGGCCGTCCTGTCGGTCGGCCGCGACCTGGCGATCCCCGGCGCGTACGCCGAGACCGCCCCGACCGGCGACGTCGGCGGCTTCGCCGCCCCCACCATCACCGTCGATCCGGGCGATACGCTGTGGGAGATCGCGCTCCGCTACGACACCACCGTCGACGCCCTCATGGCCGCCAACGCCCTGACGGACCCGAATCTCGACGTCGGCCAGGAGTTGCGCCTCGTCGGGCGCGACGGCGCGCCCTCGACCCGTCTCGCGACGCCCACCCCCCGGCCCCGCGCCGACGCGTGGACGTGGCCGCTGGACGGGCCGCTCACCTCCCCCTTCGGGTGGCGGGCGCTGACGGTCGGTGGGACGAACATGCACTACGGCATCGACATCGACGGCGACACCGGCGACCCGATCGTCGCAGCGGCCGCCGGCACCGTCACGCACGCCGGCTGGATGGGCGGGTTCGGGAACCTCGTCATCATCGAACGCGACGCCACCGAGTGGTACTACGCCCACGCGTCGGAACTGCTGGTCCGCGTGGGGGACGTCGTCGCGGCCGGCGACCCGATCGCGCGGGTCGGCGCGACCGGCCGCGTGACGGGCTCGCACCTGCACTTCGAGATCCGCGAGAACGGGACGCCCATCGACCCCCTCCCCCTCCTCGAGGCGCGGGCGTCCGCCCGCTGAGCGTCGCGTGCGCATCGTCGTCGTCGGAGACCTCCACGCGCAGGAGGGGAAGTTGTGGCGCATCCTCGACGAGGCCGGCCTCCGCGACGCGGACGGCGGGCCGTCCGACGCGCTGCGTAGCGGCGACGCGCACCTGGTCCTGCTCGGGGACCTGGTGCACGCGAAATCGCGGACGGTGTACGCGCACCTCGCCGGCGTCGAACGCTACGACGAGTTCGATCCCGACCACCTCGCCCGCGCCGAACGCGCCCAGGAGGACTTCCTGCGCCGCGTCGCGGCGTTCCTCGCGCCGCTGCCCGACGGCGTCGCGACGATCCTGCTCGGCAACCACGACGCGAACGCCGTGACGCCCGACCAGGGACCGCTCCGCAGCGACGACGTCAGCCACCTCGAGTGGAAACCGGGGTACGGAAGGGCGCTGCCCGACGACCTCGCCCGCTGGGTGGCGTCCTGGCCGCGCGAGTGGGTGCTCGACGGCGTGCACTTCGCGCACGTCGGGCCGCGCCCCGAACACAACCGGTACGACACCGCCTTCTACCTCGAGAACCGCCGGCGTTGGA from Trueperaceae bacterium includes the following:
- a CDS encoding LysM peptidoglycan-binding domain-containing protein, whose translation is MSQGPRTALVALLALTCAAGGAVLAQTTHVVQPGDTLWDLARTHDTSVADLRAANDLGGDALTPGDVLTLPGAPDARDRSAPETWTVTPGDTLSDIALASRTSVDDLMAWNDLATPALHPGDVIALGPPAAPAADATPTAATPDAEPDPETDAADDRPVWVVTKGDTLSDIALASRGTVDELMAWNGLASPTLRPGDVIALTAPTTAPDGAAGTPTRTPLMVEVQPGDTLWDLARTYDTTADAIAAANGLTPSAVLSVGRDLAIPGAYAETAPTGDVGGFAAPTITVDPGDTLWEIALRYDTTVDALMAANALTDPNLDVGQELRLVGRDGAPSTRLATPTPRPRADAWTWPLDGPLTSPFGWRALTVGGTNMHYGIDIDGDTGDPIVAAAAGTVTHAGWMGGFGNLVIIERDATEWYYAHASELLVRVGDVVAAGDPIARVGATGRVTGSHLHFEIRENGTPIDPLPLLEARASAR
- a CDS encoding metallophosphoesterase, giving the protein MRIVVVGDLHAQEGKLWRILDEAGLRDADGGPSDALRSGDAHLVLLGDLVHAKSRTVYAHLAGVERYDEFDPDHLARAERAQEDFLRRVAAFLAPLPDGVATILLGNHDANAVTPDQGPLRSDDVSHLEWKPGYGRALPDDLARWVASWPREWVLDGVHFAHVGPRPEHNRYDTAFYLENRRRWIYADEDALQGTGYRFGVYGHTPVRGGLNLASKGRALLLDGNGHDGEYVWAELLTAEAGLRVRLRGLVFDEFVPV